A DNA window from Actinokineospora baliensis contains the following coding sequences:
- a CDS encoding choice-of-anchor P family protein, protein MDVSRRSGRRWGAAVAVALVSLPGVVALATPAVAAPAAQPGVPSAPTVVFEENFENGQGAAVTWVDDYTGPGPLAQTYTADPAWLTACNGIVASRLNQANDPPGAGCFGWWPRVKDLAGDLGDWADGTGATNHAVTAYTHQDPGAGKVQLQTVAPIPLSAANRFVSFSVDVAEQNCHGANARYAFYLLDGGTAVPAFQRPIVPCVDATTVVNGTSLGTFHSDAPVLFSGTSVGVRLVNDQASGNGNDGAFDNLRVLDVTPRLDVAYAAEPVEVGTTTALTLTVTNTSELSTKAGWSFRVNLPPGLGAATTATDTTCADPVFGTSGSTNLHTTATLPAGAASCTVTIPVRPETVGTYRTCAGDVTSLVGLDPPSCSTLRVVGPAYTFDAHAHAARVSTLLGPLPPIAPADLTCTTTPGSDSDTLADAPLPPIGTSAVIADDAVATVDANGLRTARATTHTAAANLLGGLITADELRSEAVATTTPTGAIAVTGTSTLSNLRIAGRLIVPTTSINISIPLVGTVTTNEQIRRPNGITVNALHIRLLAGTDIIVGHARAALGPPCGT, encoded by the coding sequence GTGGACGTCTCTCGTCGTTCGGGCCGCAGGTGGGGTGCGGCGGTCGCGGTGGCTCTGGTGAGCCTGCCCGGTGTGGTCGCCCTGGCCACACCCGCCGTCGCGGCGCCCGCGGCGCAGCCGGGGGTTCCGTCGGCGCCGACCGTGGTGTTCGAGGAGAATTTCGAGAACGGCCAAGGCGCCGCGGTCACCTGGGTCGACGACTACACCGGGCCTGGGCCGCTGGCGCAGACGTACACGGCGGACCCCGCGTGGTTGACCGCGTGCAACGGCATCGTCGCGTCCCGGCTGAACCAGGCGAACGACCCGCCGGGCGCCGGGTGCTTCGGGTGGTGGCCGAGGGTGAAGGACCTGGCCGGGGATTTGGGGGACTGGGCGGACGGCACCGGCGCGACCAACCACGCGGTCACGGCCTACACGCACCAGGACCCGGGCGCCGGGAAGGTCCAACTGCAGACCGTCGCGCCGATCCCGTTGTCGGCGGCGAACCGGTTCGTGTCGTTCTCCGTGGACGTCGCCGAGCAGAACTGCCACGGCGCCAACGCCAGGTACGCCTTCTACCTGCTCGACGGCGGCACGGCGGTCCCCGCGTTCCAGCGGCCGATCGTGCCCTGCGTCGACGCGACCACGGTGGTCAACGGGACATCGCTGGGCACGTTCCACAGCGACGCCCCGGTGCTGTTCTCCGGCACGTCGGTCGGGGTGCGACTGGTGAACGACCAGGCAAGCGGCAACGGCAACGACGGCGCGTTCGACAACCTGAGGGTGCTGGACGTGACGCCGCGGCTGGACGTGGCGTACGCGGCGGAGCCGGTGGAGGTCGGGACCACCACGGCGCTGACGCTCACCGTGACCAACACGAGTGAGTTGAGCACCAAGGCGGGCTGGTCGTTCCGGGTGAACCTCCCACCGGGCTTGGGCGCCGCCACGACGGCCACCGACACGACGTGCGCCGACCCGGTGTTCGGGACCAGCGGCTCGACCAACCTCCACACCACGGCCACGTTGCCCGCAGGCGCGGCGTCGTGCACGGTCACCATCCCGGTTCGACCGGAAACCGTTGGTACATATAGGACTTGCGCCGGTGATGTGACCTCTCTAGTTGGTCTGGACCCGCCTTCGTGCTCCACCCTGCGCGTCGTCGGCCCGGCGTACACCTTCGACGCGCACGCCCACGCGGCCCGCGTGTCGACCCTGCTCGGCCCCCTGCCGCCCATCGCACCCGCCGACCTGACCTGCACCACCACACCCGGCTCCGACAGTGACACCCTCGCCGACGCGCCGCTCCCGCCGATCGGCACCTCCGCCGTGATCGCCGACGACGCGGTCGCCACGGTTGACGCCAATGGCCTGCGCACCGCCCGCGCTACAACGCACACAGCCGCCGCCAACCTCCTCGGCGGCCTGATCACCGCCGACGAACTCCGCTCAGAAGCGGTGGCGACCACCACCCCGACCGGGGCGATCGCCGTGACCGGCACCAGCACCCTGTCCAACCTCCGCATCGCGGGCCGACTGATCGTGCCGACGACATCGATCAACATCAGCATCCCGCTGGTAGGCACCGTCACGACCAACGAGCAGATCAGGCGCCCCAACGGAATCACGGTGAACGCCCTCCACATCAGACTGCTAGCAGGCACCGACATCATCGTCGGCCACGCCCGCGCCGCCTTGGGCCCGCCCTGCGGGACCTGA